AGGCCGGCCAGCACGTTCTTGGGCCCCACCTCCACGAAGCGGGTGACCCCCAGCTCTCCCAGGGCCCGCACACAGTCCTGCCAGCGCACGGGCGAGCTCACCTGGCGCACCAGGCGGTCCCGCACCTGGGCGGGGCTGCCGTGGGGCCGGGCATCCACGTTCGCCACCACGGGGTAGCGAGGCTCGACCATGGAGACGGCCTCGAGTACCGGGACCAGCCGCTCGCCGGCGGGCACCATGAGGGAGCAGTGGAAGGGCGCGCTCACCGGCAGGGGCACGGCCCGCTTGGCCCCGGCTTCCTTGGCGCTGCGAGCCGCCTCCTCCACCGCGGCGGCATGGCCGGAGATGACGGCCTGCCCCGGCGAGTTGTCGTTCGCGAGCTCCACCACCGCCCCCGGGCGCGAGAGCCCGTCACACAGCGATCGCACCTGGTCGGTCTCGAGTCCCAGAACGGCCGCCATGGCCCCGGTGCCCACCGGGACGGCCTCCTGCATGAAGCGCCCCCGCTGCTCCACCACCCGCAGGGCATCGGCGTAGCCCAACGCCCCGGCTGCCACCAGGGCGGAGTACTCCCCGAGGGAGTGCCCCGCGCTCGCCGCCGGCCGAAGGCCCGTCTCCTGCTCCAGGACCCGCAGGCACGCGACGCTTACCGCCAGAATGGCCGGCTGGGTGTTCCAGGTGAGCCGAAGCTCCTCCTCCGGCCCCTCAAAGAGGAGGGTCGTGAGGGGCCGGCCCAAGGCCGCGTCCGCCTCGGCCAAGGCTTTGTGCGCCACTGGAAAGGCCTCGGCCAGCGCCCGGCCCATCCCCACGTACTGGGAGCCCTGTCCCGGAAAGACGAACGCGACGCTGGCCGACATGGGGTGGCTCCCGGGGAGAGGAATTTCGAGAGACGAGGCGGAAAGATTCAGCGAACTATACAAAGAGGCGCCCTGAGGGCGCAAGGCGATTCCAAGGAGCGGAATCTACCACCGCAGCAGCACCGCCCCGTAGGTCACTCCGCCCCCGAAGGCGTCCAGGAGCAGGAGGTCGCCCGGCTTCACGCGGCCGGCGCGCACCACCTCGTCCAGGGCAATGGGGATGGAGGCCGCCGAGGTGTTCCCGTAGCGGTCGACGTTCACGTAGACCTTCTCGTCGGGGACGTGGAGGCGCTTGGCCACCGCGTCGATGATGCGCCGGTTGGCCTGGTGGGGTAAAAAGAGGTCCAGGTCCTCGCCCGACAGTCCGGCCTCCTGGAGCACCAGCTCGGCCATCTCCTGGAGGGCCCGCACCGCCACCTTGAACACCTCGTTGCCCTGCATCTTCACCTTGTGGAGGCCCGCCGCCACCGTCTCCGGCGTGGTGGGATGGGCCGTGCCGCCCCCGGGCAGGTTGAGGATGCCCCAGTGGGCCCCGTCGGCAGCCATGCGGGCCGCGAGGATGCCGCGCTCCGGGTCCTCCGAGGGGCCGAGCACAGCCGCCCCCGCCCCGTCGCCGAAGAGGACGCAGGTTCCCCGATCGGTCCAGTCCACGATGCGGCTCAGGAGCTCGGCCCCCACCACCAGGGCTCTCCGGCAGGCGCCGCTGGCGACGAACTGCTCGGCCACGGTGAGGCCGTAGAGGAACCCGGTGCACGCCGCGGTGAGGTCGAAGGCCATCTGCCCCCGGATGCCCAGGCGCTCCTGGAGGAAGCATGCGGTCGAGGGGAAGGGCATGTCCGGGGTGGCGGTGGCGACGATTACCAGGTCGAGCTCCCCGGGCTCGACGCCGGCCGCCTCCAGGGCCCGCCGCGCCGCCTGCTCGCACAGCTCGCTGGTGCGCACCCCGTCGGGGGCGATGCGCCGCTCCCGAATGCCGGTGCGCTCGCGGATCCACTCGTCGCTCGTGTCCATGCGGGCGGCGAGGTCCGCGTTGGTCACCACGGTATCCGGGACGCCGCGCCCGGTGCCGAGAATGCGCGCGGGAATTCTGTGGCGCCGTTCCATGGGTCAGCCTTCGTCGGGTTCTTCCCGGCGGGGGTGGATGATCTTGTCCTTGAGCTGGGCCCAGAAGCGCCGCTCCTTGGGAACCGCCCAGCCCTCCAGGTCCTGGTTCTTCTCGAGCACCTGCATCATGTGCAGGTTGACCCGCCGTTCGGCGAACTCGTGGGCCACGCGGATGGCGTTCTTGATGGCCCGGGCGTCGGAGGAGCCATGGGAGACGATCCCCACGCCGTTGACGCCCAAAAGCGGGGCCCCGCCCGTCTCGGCGTAGTCCAGCCGATTGCGGATCTTCCGGAAGGCGCCCCGGGCCAGGAGATACCCCATCTTGGAGAAGAGGGTGCGCC
The sequence above is a segment of the Thermodesulfobacteriota bacterium genome. Coding sequences within it:
- a CDS encoding beta-ketoacyl-ACP synthase III → MERRHRIPARILGTGRGVPDTVVTNADLAARMDTSDEWIRERTGIRERRIAPDGVRTSELCEQAARRALEAAGVEPGELDLVIVATATPDMPFPSTACFLQERLGIRGQMAFDLTAACTGFLYGLTVAEQFVASGACRRALVVGAELLSRIVDWTDRGTCVLFGDGAGAAVLGPSEDPERGILAARMAADGAHWGILNLPGGGTAHPTTPETVAAGLHKVKMQGNEVFKVAVRALQEMAELVLQEAGLSGEDLDLFLPHQANRRIIDAVAKRLHVPDEKVYVNVDRYGNTSAASIPIALDEVVRAGRVKPGDLLLLDAFGGGVTYGAVLLRW
- the fabD gene encoding ACP S-malonyltransferase; the protein is MSASVAFVFPGQGSQYVGMGRALAEAFPVAHKALAEADAALGRPLTTLLFEGPEEELRLTWNTQPAILAVSVACLRVLEQETGLRPAASAGHSLGEYSALVAAGALGYADALRVVEQRGRFMQEAVPVGTGAMAAVLGLETDQVRSLCDGLSRPGAVVELANDNSPGQAVISGHAAAVEEAARSAKEAGAKRAVPLPVSAPFHCSLMVPAGERLVPVLEAVSMVEPRYPVVANVDARPHGSPAQVRDRLVRQVSSPVRWQDCVRALGELGVTRFVEVGPKNVLAGLVRRILPEAVVANVEDPKSLEAARALLEGGAS